A window of the Halichoerus grypus chromosome 2, mHalGry1.hap1.1, whole genome shotgun sequence genome harbors these coding sequences:
- the DLG4 gene encoding disks large homolog 4 isoform X3: MDCLCIVTTKKYRYQDEDTPPLEHSPAHLPNQANSPPVIVNTDTLEAPGYELQVNGTEGEMEYEEITLERGNSGLGFSIAGGTDNPHIGDDPSIFITKIIPGGAAAQDGRLRVNDSILFVNEVDVREVTHSAAVEALKEAGSIVRLYVMRRKPPAEKLMEIKLIKGPKGLGFSIAGGVGNQHIPGDNSIYVTKIIEGGAAHKDGRLQIGDKILAVNSVGLEDVMHEDAVAALKNTYDVVYLKVAKPSNAYLSDSYAPPDITTSYSQHLDNEISHSSYLGTDYPTAMTPTSPRRYSPVAKDLLGEEDVPREPRRIVIHRGSTGLGFNIVGGEDGEGIFISFILAGGPADLSGELRKGDQILSVNGVDLRSASHEQAAIALKNAGQTVTIIAQYKPEEYSRFEAKIHDLREQLMNSSLGSGTASLRSNPKRGFYIRALFDYDKTKDCGFLSQALSFRFGDVLHVIDASDEEWWQARRVHSDSETDDIGFIPSKRRVERREWSRLKAKDWGSSSGSQGREDSVLSYETVTQMEVHYARPIIILGPTKDRANDDLLSEFPDKFGSCVPHTTRPKREYEIDGRDYHFVSSREKMEKDIQAHKFIEAGQYNSHLYGTSVQSVREVAEQGKHCILDVSANAVRRLQAAHLHPIAIFIRPRSLENVLEINKRITEEQARKAFDRATKLEQEFTECFSAIVEGDSFEEIYHKVKRVIEDLSGPYIWVPARERL; this comes from the exons ATGGACTGTCTCTGTATAGTGACAACCAAG AAATACCGCTACCAAGATGAAGACACGCCCCCTCTGGAGCACAGCCCGGCCCACCTCCCCAACCAG GCCAACTCTCCTCCTGTGATTGTCAACACAGACACCCTAGAAGCCCCAGGATATG AGTTGCAGGTGAACGGGACGGAGGGGGAGATGGAATACGAGGAGATCACATTGGAAAGG ggcAACTCAGGTCTGGGCTTCAGCATCGCGGGTGGTACCGACAACCCACACATTGGAGATGACCCATCCATCTTCATCACCAAGATCATTCCTGGTGGGGCTGCAGCCCAGGATGGCCGCctcag GGTCAACGATAGCATCTTGTTTGTAAATGAAGTGGACGTGCGGGAGGTGACCCACTCGGCTGCAGTAGAGGCCCTCAAGGAGGCGGGCTCCATTGTCCGCCTCTACGTCATGCGCCGGAAGCCCCCAGCTGAGAAACTCATGGAGATCAAGCTCATCAAGGGCCCTAAAG GTCTTGGCTTCAGCATCGCAGGGGGTGTAGGGAACCAGCACATCCCTGGAGATAACAGCATCTACGTGACGAAGATCATCGAAGGGGGTGCCGCCCACAAGGACGGGAGGCTGCAGATCGGGGACAAGATTCTAGCG GTCAACAGCGTGGGGCTGGAGGACGTCATGCATGAGGACGCCGTGGCAGCCCTGAAGAACACGTATGACGTGGTCTACCTGAAGGTGGCCAAGCCCAGCAATGCCTACCTGAGTGACAGCTACGCTCCCCCAGACATCACGACCT CTTATTCCCAGCACCTGGACAATGAGATTAGTCACAGCAGTTACCTGGGGACCGACTACCCCACAGCCATGACCCCGACTTCCCCTCGGCGCTACTCCCCGGTGGCCAAGGACCTGCTGGGGGAGGAAGATGTGCCCCGGGAACCGCGGCGGATCGTGATCCACCGGGGCTCCACGGGCCTGGGCTTCAACATTGTGGGTGGCGAGGATGGTGAGGGCATCTTCATCTCCTTTATCCTGGCCGGCGGCCCGGCAGACCTCAGCGGGGAGCTGCGGAAGGGGGACCAGATCCTCTCG GTGAACGGTGTCGACCTCCGCAGCGCCAGCCACGAGCAGGCTGCCATTGCTTTGAAGAACGCGGGGCAGACGGTCACCATCATCGCTCAGTATAAACCAGAAG AGTACAGCCGATTCGAGGCCAAGATCCACGACCTTCGGGAACAGCTCATGAACAGCAGCCTGGGCTCAGGGACTGCCTCCTTGCGGAGCAACCCCAAACGGGGTTTCTACATCAG GGCCCTGTTTGACTATGACAAGACCAAGGACTGCGGCTTCCTGAGCCAGGCCCTGAGCTTCCGCTTCGGGGACGTGCTGCATGTGATCGACGCCAGCGATGAGGAGTGGTGGCAGGCGCGGCGGGTCCACTCCGACAGCGAGACCGATGACATCGGCTTCATCCCCAGCAAACGGCG GGTTGAACGACGCGAGTGGTCGAGGTTAAAGGCCAAG GATTGGGGCTCCAGCTCTGGATCACAGG GTCGAGAAGACTCCGTTCTGAGCTACGAGACCGTGACGCAGATGGAAG TGCACTACGCTCGCCCCATCATCATCCTTGGGCCCACTAAGGACCGAGCCAATGATGACCTGCTCTCCGAGTTCCCCGACAAGTTTGGATCCTGTGTTCCCC ATACGACGCGGCCCAAGCGGGAGTACGAGATAGATGGCCGGGACTACCACTTCGTGTCCTCCCGGGAGAAAATGGAGAAGGACATCCAGGCGCACAAGTTCATCGAGGCCGGCCAGTACAACAGCCACCTGTACGGGACCAGCGTCCAGTCCGTGCGGGAGGTGGCCGAGCAG GGGAAGCACTGCATCCTCGATGTCTCGGCCAATGCCGTGCGGCGGCTGCAGGCGGCCCACCTGCACCCCATCGCCATCTTCATCCGCCCCCGCTCCCTGGAGAATGTGCT AGAGATCAATAAGCGGATCACAGAGGAGCAAGCCCGCAAAGCCTTCGACAGAGCCACCAAGCTGGAGCAGGAATTCACAGAGTGCTTCTCAG CCATCGTGGAGGGCGACAGCTTTGAGGAGATCTACCACAAGGTGAAGCGTGTCATCGAGGACCTCTCAGGCCCCTACATCTGGGTCCCGGCCCGAGAGAGACTCTGA